From a region of the Pseudanabaena sp. ABRG5-3 genome:
- a CDS encoding bifunctional orotidine-5'-phosphate decarboxylase/orotate phosphoribosyltransferase, whose protein sequence is MSFASKLRAAIATNQSILCLGLDPNPEVMPAKYKAKYDVDSLWEWMNFIIQSTADLVCAYKPTLGFYTALGASGLDLLSKTLAAIPPEIPIILDAKHADLNSSSVMAKTAFEEWGVDAITLSPYGGQDLAARFLMYPDKAVLVSCYSSNTTAQDFQEYPNLENPLYLNVVQNCQAWAGMENLALEVGAANPDALAKVRSLAPERLILARSIWANSEGKANQYKIENLAAILNAGLDANGDGLILPVNQDALAIGEPAQFVRSLRDEVNQAITATAHQRPSCELWMPDVCLLDRQGHPHANLILQLFDIGCITFEETVQASGQVFPYYIDLRKIISNPQVFDAVIGTYAEILQELKFDRIAGIPYGSLPTASGLALRLNFPLIFPRKEVKAYGARRLIEGNYEAGETIVVVDDILISGKSAIEGAKKIESCGLKVSDIVVFIDHEAGVCDRIQESGYSPHAVLKISEINETLFQSGRINEKQFLALSHS, encoded by the coding sequence ATGAGCTTTGCCTCGAAACTCAGGGCAGCGATCGCCACTAATCAGAGCATTTTATGTTTGGGTCTAGATCCAAATCCTGAAGTGATGCCTGCCAAATATAAAGCGAAATATGATGTTGATTCTCTATGGGAATGGATGAATTTCATTATTCAGTCCACTGCCGATTTGGTCTGTGCTTATAAACCAACCTTGGGTTTTTATACGGCACTGGGGGCATCGGGTTTAGATCTATTGTCCAAGACTCTCGCGGCAATTCCTCCAGAAATCCCGATTATTCTCGATGCCAAACATGCTGACCTCAATAGTAGCTCGGTCATGGCAAAGACTGCCTTTGAGGAATGGGGCGTAGATGCAATTACCCTCAGTCCCTATGGGGGGCAAGATTTAGCAGCACGATTTTTGATGTATCCCGACAAGGCGGTTTTGGTAAGCTGCTATTCATCAAACACCACTGCCCAAGATTTTCAGGAATATCCAAATCTAGAAAATCCTCTATATCTAAATGTGGTGCAAAATTGCCAAGCTTGGGCAGGGATGGAAAATTTAGCCTTAGAAGTGGGGGCAGCCAATCCTGATGCTTTGGCAAAGGTGCGATCACTAGCGCCAGAAAGATTAATCTTGGCACGGAGTATTTGGGCAAATAGCGAAGGTAAAGCCAATCAATACAAAATTGAAAACCTTGCAGCAATCCTCAATGCAGGACTAGATGCTAATGGAGATGGATTGATTTTGCCTGTGAATCAAGATGCACTAGCAATTGGTGAACCCGCCCAATTTGTGCGATCGCTAAGGGATGAGGTCAATCAAGCGATCACCGCAACCGCCCATCAACGCCCCAGTTGTGAGCTATGGATGCCCGATGTTTGTTTATTAGATCGCCAAGGACATCCCCATGCAAATTTAATTCTGCAATTGTTTGATATTGGCTGCATCACCTTTGAAGAGACTGTGCAAGCCTCTGGGCAAGTTTTCCCCTATTACATTGATTTACGCAAAATCATCTCCAATCCTCAAGTATTTGATGCAGTGATTGGAACCTATGCCGAGATTTTGCAAGAACTTAAATTTGATCGCATTGCAGGCATTCCCTACGGTTCATTACCCACAGCTTCAGGGTTAGCACTGAGGCTAAATTTCCCGCTTATTTTTCCACGCAAGGAGGTAAAAGCCTATGGGGCAAGACGTTTGATCGAAGGCAATTATGAAGCGGGCGAAACCATTGTCGTGGTTGATGACATTTTGATTTCGGGCAAAAGTGCGATCGAGGGAGCAAAAAAAATTGAAAGCTGCGGTTTAAAGGTAAGCGATATCGTCGTATTTATCGATCATGAGGCAGGAGTATGCGATCGCATCCAAGAAAGTGGATATTCACCCCATGCGGTGTTAAAAATCTCGGAAATAAATGAGACACTATTCCAATCAGGGCGTATAAATGAGAAACAATTTCTTGCTTTGTCACATTCTTAA
- a CDS encoding Npun_F0494 family protein, which translates to MSTEILNQSNQNKDFATYEPQIVQRAEIALRCAPFTVKLFADMATQGVNLRAIAGNEGLKNQYLNRASNLIITENALLWLIQVGVLRREVDGQGITDSFRLTPMGHFLLDKWQTQPKFPIASLSDRLQNLWAQIQISRFL; encoded by the coding sequence ATGTCTACTGAAATCCTGAACCAATCAAATCAAAATAAAGATTTTGCTACCTATGAACCACAGATAGTGCAGAGGGCAGAAATTGCTTTGCGCTGTGCGCCATTTACTGTGAAATTATTTGCAGATATGGCGACTCAAGGTGTAAACCTAAGGGCGATCGCTGGTAATGAAGGTCTCAAAAATCAATACCTGAACCGTGCCAGTAATTTAATTATTACCGAAAATGCTTTACTATGGCTGATTCAAGTAGGTGTGTTGCGTCGTGAAGTTGATGGACAAGGGATCACCGATAGCTTTCGCCTCACGCCAATGGGACATTTCTTACTAGATAAATGGCAAACCCAACCAAAATTTCCGATCGCTAGTTTGAGCGATCGCCTCCAAAATCTGTGGGCGCAAATTCAAATATCCAGATTTCTCTAG
- a CDS encoding pentapeptide repeat-containing protein, whose amino-acid sequence MMSTNPKIHSPSHNAFARGIALKKMYELGRKDFDSENFSGLKLSCCKLPAINLTSSDLRDADLDLTDLSGADLRGANLERSSLSFSNLSNADLSHANLRGVNLGGADLSGAILRGAILKNANLRGANLSNAHLEFADMQDADLTGVNCFSCNLSYTNLTNANLTEANLNNSNLLKSDFTNAVLEGTSLNNANLEGVILPSTTENF is encoded by the coding sequence ATGATGTCCACTAACCCTAAAATCCACTCTCCCTCACATAATGCCTTCGCAAGAGGAATAGCATTGAAGAAAATGTATGAGTTGGGGCGTAAAGATTTTGATTCGGAGAATTTTTCAGGTTTGAAACTATCTTGTTGCAAGCTACCAGCGATCAATCTCACAAGTTCTGATCTGCGAGATGCCGATCTTGACCTAACTGATTTAAGTGGAGCCGATCTTAGGGGGGCAAATTTAGAACGATCCAGTCTCAGTTTTAGTAATCTCAGTAATGCCGATTTGAGTCATGCAAATTTACGGGGAGTGAATTTAGGAGGGGCAGATTTAAGTGGAGCAATTCTGAGGGGGGCAATTCTTAAAAATGCGAATTTACGGGGCGCAAATCTAAGTAATGCACATTTAGAATTTGCTGATATGCAGGACGCAGACTTAACGGGGGTAAACTGCTTTTCTTGCAATCTGAGTTATACCAATCTTACCAATGCCAACTTGACGGAAGCAAATCTGAACAATTCTAATCTGCTCAAGAGTGATTTTACCAATGCGGTACTAGAAGGAACAAGTTTGAATAATGCAAATTTAGAAGGGGTAATTTTACCAAGTACTACAGAAAATTTTTAG
- a CDS encoding peptidoglycan DD-metalloendopeptidase family protein: MQNFLSHFSNLSNQLPSSRRSIKASPVNLRLFSLTLGGLVSSLAIAAPIAHANRLETFVYDLTDSKIEFSLKNDIEPKGSVISNPTRIVIDLPGIVYQGPTVRRRVGRGVQAVRVGQVDANTTRMVVEFSPDVTINPQQLKLKSRQPGKWSMQLPQNIAAIDLNSVSNFTLPITGAVISSGFGWRVHPVTGEKRLHKGVDFAAPTGTPIFAAADGVVTDAGWTDGGYGNIVELRHEDGSVTLYAHTNRVYVSKGQVVNKGQAIAEVGTTGRSTGPHLHFEVQPDGKNAVDPMDYLQMRQVTLDLASNSFKD; encoded by the coding sequence ATGCAAAACTTTCTTTCCCATTTTTCAAATCTGTCTAATCAATTGCCTAGCTCTCGACGAAGCATCAAGGCTAGCCCTGTGAATCTGCGTCTATTCTCGCTGACCCTTGGTGGATTGGTTAGTAGTTTAGCGATCGCGGCTCCCATCGCCCATGCCAACCGTCTCGAGACCTTTGTTTATGATTTGACAGATAGCAAGATTGAGTTTTCGCTAAAAAATGACATTGAACCTAAAGGCTCAGTAATTAGCAATCCCACCCGCATCGTCATTGATTTACCTGGGATTGTTTACCAAGGTCCAACGGTGCGCCGTAGAGTCGGGCGGGGTGTGCAAGCGGTACGTGTCGGACAAGTTGATGCCAATACCACAAGAATGGTGGTTGAATTTTCGCCCGATGTCACCATCAATCCGCAGCAATTAAAACTAAAGTCCAGACAGCCTGGAAAATGGTCAATGCAATTGCCCCAAAATATTGCCGCGATCGATTTGAATAGTGTTTCTAACTTTACGTTGCCGATCACAGGGGCAGTAATTAGTTCTGGATTTGGTTGGCGTGTACATCCTGTCACAGGGGAAAAAAGATTGCATAAAGGTGTGGATTTTGCCGCCCCCACTGGTACACCGATTTTCGCGGCGGCGGATGGCGTAGTTACCGATGCGGGATGGACAGATGGTGGCTATGGCAATATTGTCGAATTGCGCCATGAGGACGGTTCTGTAACCCTCTATGCCCATACCAATAGGGTCTATGTATCTAAGGGGCAGGTAGTTAATAAAGGACAAGCGATCGCTGAAGTTGGCACAACAGGACGTAGCACGGGACCTCATTTGCACTTTGAAGTCCAGCCCGACGGCAAAAATGCAGTCGATCCAATGGATTACTTGCAGATGCGCCAAGTAACTCTCGATCTTGCCTCTAATAGCTTTAAAGATTAA